In one Lysobacter alkalisoli genomic region, the following are encoded:
- the nusG gene encoding transcription termination/antitermination protein NusG — MTENNKRWYVVHAYSGFEKSVAQALRDRIARAEMGDRFGDVLVPTEEVIEMRSGQKRRSERKFFPGYVLVQIATHDESGIPRIDSECWHLIKETPKVMGFIGGTADRPLPIADHEADAILNRVQEGVAKPKPKVLFEAGEMVRVIDGPFNDFNGVVEEINYEKSRLRVSVLIFGRSTPVELEFGQVEKA; from the coding sequence ATGACGGAGAACAACAAGCGCTGGTATGTGGTCCACGCCTACTCGGGATTCGAGAAGTCGGTGGCCCAGGCGCTGCGTGACCGTATCGCGCGCGCCGAGATGGGCGACCGCTTCGGCGACGTGCTGGTGCCTACCGAGGAAGTGATCGAGATGCGCTCCGGCCAGAAACGCCGTTCCGAGCGCAAGTTCTTCCCGGGTTACGTGCTGGTGCAGATCGCCACCCACGACGAGAGCGGGATTCCGCGGATCGACAGCGAATGCTGGCATCTGATCAAGGAAACCCCAAAGGTCATGGGCTTCATTGGTGGTACCGCCGATCGTCCTTTGCCGATCGCCGATCACGAAGCCGACGCGATCCTGAATCGCGTTCAGGAAGGCGTGGCGAAACCGAAGCCGAAGGTGTTGTTCGAAGCTGGCGAGATGGTCCGCGTCATCGATGGGCCGTTCAACGACTTCAACGGTGTGGTCGAGGAGATCAACTACGAGAAGAGCCGCCTGCGCGTCTCGGTTCTGATCTTCGGCCGCTCGACCCCGGTCGAACTGGAATTCGGACAGGTCGAGAAGGCCTGA
- the secE gene encoding preprotein translocase subunit SecE has product MNSKLEQHNTASAGDIMKYVLAVALVAAGVFGYIWFEHWAGALRALLVVAGLVAAVGVFFTSGKGHQTREFLAESRFELRKVVWPTRQEALRTTWIVIIAVIVLSLILAGFDVVIQFVVKSILGR; this is encoded by the coding sequence ATGAACAGCAAGCTCGAACAACACAACACCGCCAGTGCCGGTGACATCATGAAGTACGTGCTGGCCGTGGCGCTGGTGGCGGCAGGTGTGTTCGGTTACATCTGGTTCGAGCACTGGGCTGGCGCCCTGCGCGCTTTGCTGGTGGTGGCGGGCCTGGTGGCCGCGGTAGGCGTATTCTTCACCAGCGGCAAGGGTCACCAGACCCGTGAGTTCCTGGCGGAGTCGCGCTTCGAGTTGCGCAAGGTCGTCTGGCCGACCCGTCAGGAGGCATTGCGCACGACCTGGATCGTGATCATTGCGGTGATCGTGCTGAGCCTGATCCTGGCCGGCTTCGACGTCGTGATCCAGTTTGTGGTCAAGTCAATTTTGGGACGCTGA
- the tuf gene encoding elongation factor Tu yields MAKEKFERTKPHVNVGTIGHVDHGKTTLTAALTKVGAERFGGEFKAYDAIDAAPEEKARGITISTAHVEYESPTRHYAHVDCPGHADYVKNMITGAAQMDGAILVCSAADGPMPQTREHILLARQVGVPYIVVFLNKADMVDDAELLELVEMEVRELLSKYDFPGDDTPIIHGSALKALEGDQSEIGVPAILKLVEALDSYIPEPERDIDKAFLMPVEDVFSISGRGTVVTGRIERGIIKVGDEIEIVGIRPTTKTTVTGVEMFRKLLDQGQAGDNAGLLLRGTKRDEVERGQVLCKPGSIAPHTDFEAEVYVLSKDEGGRHTPFFKGYRPQFYFRTTDITGAVTLPEGVEMVMPGDNVKMAVQLINPVAMDEGLRFAIREGGRTVGAGVVAKILK; encoded by the coding sequence ATGGCTAAAGAAAAGTTCGAGCGCACCAAGCCGCACGTGAACGTCGGCACGATCGGCCACGTGGACCACGGCAAGACCACGCTGACGGCGGCCCTGACGAAGGTGGGCGCGGAGCGTTTCGGCGGTGAGTTCAAGGCATACGACGCGATCGACGCGGCGCCGGAAGAGAAGGCGCGCGGGATCACGATCTCGACCGCGCACGTGGAGTACGAGTCCCCGACGCGCCACTACGCGCACGTGGACTGCCCGGGCCACGCCGACTACGTGAAGAACATGATCACGGGTGCGGCGCAGATGGACGGCGCGATCCTGGTGTGCTCGGCCGCGGACGGCCCGATGCCGCAGACCCGCGAGCACATCCTTCTGGCGCGTCAGGTCGGTGTGCCGTACATCGTGGTGTTCCTGAACAAGGCCGACATGGTGGACGACGCCGAGCTGCTGGAGCTGGTGGAGATGGAAGTCCGCGAGCTGCTGAGCAAGTACGACTTCCCGGGCGACGACACCCCGATCATCCACGGTTCGGCGCTCAAGGCGCTTGAAGGCGATCAGTCGGAGATTGGCGTGCCGGCGATCCTGAAGCTGGTGGAGGCGCTCGACAGCTACATTCCGGAGCCGGAGCGCGACATCGACAAGGCGTTCCTGATGCCGGTCGAGGACGTGTTCTCGATTTCGGGTCGCGGCACGGTGGTGACCGGTCGTATCGAGCGCGGCATCATCAAGGTGGGCGACGAGATCGAGATCGTCGGCATCCGTCCGACCACCAAGACCACGGTGACCGGCGTTGAGATGTTCCGCAAGCTGCTGGACCAGGGCCAGGCGGGCGACAACGCGGGCCTGCTGCTGCGCGGCACCAAGCGTGACGAGGTCGAGCGTGGCCAGGTGCTGTGCAAGCCCGGTTCGATCGCGCCGCACACCGACTTCGAGGCCGAGGTGTACGTGCTGTCGAAGGACGAGGGTGGCCGTCACACGCCGTTCTTCAAGGGTTACCGTCCGCAGTTCTACTTCCGCACCACGGACATCACCGGCGCGGTGACGCTGCCGGAGGGTGTGGAGATGGTGATGCCGGGCGACAACGTGAAGATGGCGGTGCAGCTGATCAACCCGGTGGCGATGGACGAGGGCCTGCGCTTCGCGATCCGCGAAGGCGGCCGTACCGTCGGCGCCGGCGTCGTTGCCAAGATCCTGAAGTAA
- the pth gene encoding aminoacyl-tRNA hydrolase, producing the protein MAGVRLIVGLGNPGPEHIRTRHNAGFWFVDALAERFGGRFNVDSKLFGSTCRVEIAGQPVWLLKPATFMNLSGKSVVAALRFWKLEPEQALLAHDELDLPPGTVRLKFDGGHGGQNGLRDTMRLIGHGGFHRLRVGIGHPGHRDRVTPWVLGRASGDDETLILRAIDDAIDVMPLAVQGNFMDAMTRLHTPKGAGARDWGLATCQPPVPRS; encoded by the coding sequence ATGGCCGGCGTACGCCTCATCGTCGGGCTGGGCAACCCCGGTCCCGAACACATCCGGACCCGGCACAACGCCGGGTTCTGGTTTGTTGACGCCTTGGCAGAGAGGTTTGGCGGGCGTTTCAATGTCGATTCCAAGCTGTTCGGCTCGACCTGCAGGGTCGAGATCGCCGGGCAGCCGGTCTGGCTGCTCAAGCCGGCCACGTTCATGAACCTGTCCGGCAAGTCGGTGGTTGCGGCGCTGAGGTTCTGGAAGCTGGAGCCGGAGCAGGCCCTGCTCGCGCACGACGAGCTCGACCTGCCGCCGGGTACCGTGCGGCTCAAGTTCGATGGTGGGCATGGTGGGCAGAACGGCCTGCGCGACACCATGCGCCTGATCGGGCACGGCGGTTTTCACCGGCTTCGCGTCGGCATCGGCCATCCCGGGCACAGGGACCGGGTGACCCCGTGGGTGCTCGGCCGCGCGAGTGGCGATGACGAAACCCTGATCCTGCGTGCGATCGACGATGCCATCGACGTGATGCCGCTGGCCGTGCAGGGCAACTTCATGGATGCGATGACGCGTCTGCACACTCCGAAGGGGGCTGGGGCTAGGGACTGGGGGCTGGCGACGTGTCAGCCCCCAGTCCCCAGATCCTAG
- a CDS encoding 50S ribosomal protein L25/general stress protein Ctc: MSEHSLQASSRNDEGKGASRRLRHASVIPAIVYGGKSAPKSIQLDHEKIWLASQHEWFYSSIIDLEIDGKSEQVLLRDMQRHPYKQLIMHLDFQRVTAGQALRTRVPLHFIHEDKSPAGKAADVVVTHEMNEVEISCLPKNLPEFIEVDLSELALGQTIHLSEIKLPKGVEIPELKLGKEHDVAVVVARAGRVEVEEASDEEASAEVPAAKVEKDQE; the protein is encoded by the coding sequence ATGTCCGAACACAGCCTCCAGGCCAGCAGCCGCAACGATGAAGGGAAGGGTGCGAGCCGCCGCCTTCGTCATGCGTCCGTGATCCCTGCCATCGTCTACGGCGGCAAGTCCGCGCCGAAGTCCATCCAGCTCGACCACGAGAAGATCTGGCTCGCCAGCCAGCACGAGTGGTTCTACTCCTCGATCATCGACCTCGAGATCGACGGCAAGTCCGAGCAGGTCCTGCTGCGTGACATGCAGCGCCACCCGTACAAGCAGTTGATCATGCACCTGGACTTCCAGCGCGTGACCGCTGGTCAGGCGCTGCGCACCCGCGTGCCGCTGCACTTCATCCACGAGGACAAGTCGCCGGCCGGCAAGGCAGCCGACGTGGTCGTCACCCACGAGATGAACGAGGTCGAGATCAGCTGCCTGCCGAAGAACCTGCCGGAGTTCATCGAGGTCGACCTGTCCGAGCTGGCCCTGGGCCAGACCATCCACCTGTCCGAGATCAAGCTGCCCAAGGGCGTCGAGATCCCCGAGCTGAAGCTCGGCAAGGAGCACGACGTCGCCGTGGTCGTGGCCCGCGCCGGTCGTGTCGAGGTCGAGGAAGCTTCGGACGAGGAGGCTTCGGCCGAGGTGCCGGCAGCCAAGGTCGAGAAGGACCAGGAGTAA